A single window of Anomaloglossus baeobatrachus isolate aAnoBae1 chromosome 5, aAnoBae1.hap1, whole genome shotgun sequence DNA harbors:
- the LOC142312978 gene encoding uncharacterized protein LOC142312978 — translation IQSLYVSPPGLSSKRTTPERCPRPLLPQDCKQEDPDVPQDHQGEDLTHINTTETYVRGDEWCKEEIPTDNRPDDCTRRLEAQLTSSVFKADDPNIPQDINEANSTIQDIPSSIHSKDLSSDSFKQVLSFDSSHTINRNKRGIKNQSGHTAKRPFSTSKYQKIHKQIHTGEKRLSSDSVSYQRNYIGEKAYSCTECSKCFANKSHFVTHKRIHTGEKPYSCSECSKCFAYKSHFVTHKRIHTGENPYSCLECEKCFKQKSGLVMHQRTHTGEKPFSCSECGQCFASKKSLVEHQRIHTGEKPYSCSECGKCFTKKTSLVVHQRNHTGEKPYSCSECSKCFAYKSNFVTHKRIHTRENPYSCLECEKCFKRKSGLVMHQRTHTGEKPFSCSECGKCFSYKKSLVQHQRIHTGEKPYSCSECGKCFTTKTNVIRHQRTHTREKPYSFSECGKQLNSDLLAHQRTHTGEKPFSCSECGKCFAHKSDLVKHQRTHTGEKPV, via the exons attcagtccctgtatgtgtctcctccaggtctatccagtaagaggacaacaccagagagatgtccccgtcctcttctcccacaggactgtaaacaagaagatcccgatgttcctcaggatcatcag ggggaagatctgacccatattaatactacagagacatatgtgaggggtgatgagtggtgtaaagaggagattcctacagataaccgcccag atgactgtaccaggcgattagaggcacaactgacatcttcagttTTTAAAGCAGATGACCCTAATATCCCACAAGATATAAATGAAGCAAATTCCACTATTCAAGATATACCATCATccattcacagcaaagatctatcatctgattcttttAAACAAGTCTTATCTTTTGATTCATCACATACTATTAACAGAaacaaaagaggcattaaaaatcaAAGTGGTCATACAGCAAAAAGGCCATTTTCAACTTCAAAATATCAAAAAATCCATAAAcagattcacacaggggagaaaagactTTCTTCAGACTCTGTTAGTTACCAGAGAAATTACATAGGGGAGAAGGCATATTCGTGTACAGAATGTAGTAAATGTTTTGCAAATAAATCACATTTTGTTACACACaagagaattcacactggggaaaaaccatattcatgttctgaatgtagtaaatgttttgcatataaatcacattttgttacacacaagagaattcacacgggggaaaacccatattcatgtttagaatgtgagaaatgttttaaacAAAAATCAGGTCTTGTTatgcaccagagaactcacacaggggagaaacctttttcatgttcagaatgtgggcaatgttttgcATCTAAAAAAAGTCTTGTtgaacaccagagaattcacactggggagaagccatattcatgttcagaatgtgggaaatgttttacaaaaaaaacaaGTCTTGTAGTACaccagagaaatcacacaggggagaagccatattcatgttctgaatgtagtAAATGTTTTGCATATAAATCAAATTTTGTTACACACAAGAGAATTCACACGAGGGAAAacccatattcatgtttagaatgtgagaaatgttttaaacGAAAATCAGGTCTTGTTatgcaccagagaactcacacaggggagaaacctttttcatgttcagaatgtgggaaatgtttttcatatAAAAAAAGTCTTGTtcaacaccagagaattcacaccggggagaagccatattcatgttcagaatgtgggaaatgttttacaacaaAAACTAATGTtattagacaccagagaactcacacgagggagaagccatattcattttcagaatgtgggaaacagttAAATTCAGATCTTCttgcacatcaaagaactcacacaggggagaagcctttttcatgttcagaatgtgggaaatgttttgcacacaaatcagatcttgttaaacatcagagaactcacactggggagaagcctgtTTAG